CCAGCGCCTCACCGTGTCCATCCTCGATTAGCCCCACCTAGCACCGCTCAGCGGCCGAGCCAGCATATGCCAACCAGCTCACCAGCGCCGTTCTGGAAGTACGCAGACATTGGAAGCACGCCCTTGAAACCCGCTGCCCATTTCGATATGAGCCCATCCAAACCCTCCTTGGGGGGCATACCGCAGAGCAGCAGTCCACCCCCTGCGAAGTCGCCCACTAGTCCCACACGATCCCAACGTCAGGAATCATCACGAGAGGTTCCAAGTGAGCCATCCAATCCacccgagatcgaggaggagcagggTTTTGATTTGGCAAAGTAAGTTGATTCTTATGTCAGAAAGCATTGCCAGAGGGAATACTAACCATAACAATAGGGGTTTCCAGAGTATCGGGTCATACCATGCCCCTGTAAGTCGGGGATTGTCCGTAGCTAGCGCTATGAATGGCCACACTTgaaaagaggagagaggttGGTTGGCTTTTTGGCCAAGAAAGATAAATTCGATGCCTGTCCCGTTTACGTTCTTGCCGAATCTTCGCCATACCAACCAGGGGAAGAGTGAAGATAGTATAATTCAGAAGGGCTCTGCCCCAAGCTACTCCTTCCACATGCCTATATGTACTCAGTATCCACAGATGCACCGAACCAaccccccttttttctttccccgtACCAATCCAATCATCTAAAAATACACATgctccggcgccgtcatGTCCGGTACAGGTCACACATGCTTGAGGTAACCTGCAACTGACAGTGATCCCAAGCGGCTGTTGGATAGAAGCTTTGGCACGTCATCATATCAAGTGCTCCTCTTGTCTTTTCTAATTCGATCTTACTTGGAAGATTTGCCCCTTCTCTTGGGGTTGCCCCTGCTCACCCTGCCTTTGGGAGTCTTGGTTTGTTGGTCGGTGCCCTCGATGAACTTGATCAGCTCGTCAATGCTGCGCGAGTCCATCTGCGACGAGCCGCCCAGTTGTGAGCCGACGTTGGCCGGCCCACTCGACACACTTGGGGCGGTGGAAGAGGCCTGGTATGGCGCACCCTTGGGCGTGAAGTGGATGCCGGCGCGCAGACGCCTCGCCTGCGCATCCTTTGCGTGCTTGGCAATCGACACAGCGTTCTGTGTCAGCTGCTCCAGCCAGCTCTCCGCCTCCTTGGTATTCTTGTCCTCAGGTCCGAGGTCGTTGAGGAAGATGTTGTACGACTCGCGCATGCGGTTGACAGCGCCTTTGGAGTCCTGGTCCAGAGCTAGAGCCTGTGCGAgctggaagaggagggtGGCAGCGTTGATGGAGTTCTTACCGAAGACCGTCTCGCATATGCGAAGGGATTCCTCGAACCACAGACGGGACTCATGGTAGGCCTTGAGATGCTGAAGCATCACAGCACCGTTGTTGATGGTGGTAATGGAGTCAGGGTGGTCCGCGCCGTAGATGATCTTCCACAGCTTCAGCGCATGTTTGGCAAAGGTCAGTGCACCAGTGCTATCGCCAGCCTGATGAAGGAACAAGCTCAGGTTAAGATAGTTGAGCAGGGTTTCGGCAGAGTCGACACCAACGGTCCTCTCGGACACAACAATGGCCTTTCTGGCCAGCTCGATGGCGGCTTCCTTCTCATCCAGCTGATAGTACAGCATGGACAGAGTATTGTACACACGCGCGACCTCGGGGTGGAGGATTCCGTAAATCTGCTCATGCAGAGAAAGCGActcaaggagaagctccTGGCCGAGCTTGCGCTGGTTTTGCATGATGGAAATGCGACCTGCTTCCAATGCCTCCTCCGCGAGAGCGCTGCGAGGGCAGGAGTGCTTCACAATGGGCACGACATTGACGATATCGTCCGAAGTGAAGGTGGTTGCCGGAGACAGTGGGCCTGAGGACACCGGGATTGCGTCCTTGGCCGCGACCTTCCtgttctttttcttcttgccgCCTTCTCCGTTGACCTGTCCATTGGTGGCGGGTGTGCCATTGTTGGCAGAAGCGGCGGCAGGGGCCGCCTGCGCAACCGGCTTGTCGGTGAAGTTGTACTCCTTGGTCTGCAGCTGGTAACCGAGCTTCAATGAAATCTCGCGCAGCAGCTGCAAGGGCTTGACCTTTGTGTACCACTCTGGGTCAAGCCTGTACCTGAATCGCTTGAGGGCCTCCTCCGCGATATTGGCTCGAATAGACTCCGGAGTCACCTGCTGAAATGACAAGTCCGCGTCGGAGTACAGAGACTTCAGGTCGAGATCGATCTCCGCGGATGGCTTAGGGTTCAACTTGTAGCCCAAAAGGCAATTGAGCAGATGAGAGATGCACGACGAACTAAAAGGCGCCGGCAAGTGACGCAGGTAGTTCGCAGCAACGTGCTTGAATGATCGGGCAACCATGTCTTGGACACAAATGTCCTTCAAGCACTGCAGGCGAGGATCTTCAGCAAGCGCTGCCACCTTGCCTGTGTATCTGATGTTGATACCTCTCTTGTgcagaaggcggccgagggacTGACCATCCATGGGGAAGCTAATGTCGCAGTCTGTGAGCTCGCGAATGAGGTCAGGAATGACCTGCTCACGAAGGTACTTGGTTGCGAGGCGAACATCTTTCTCGTCTtgctccatctcggccttctcAGCGTCGGTCTGAGGAGTCTGTCCACTGAAGACATCGGGGTTGAGAGAAAACGAAAACTTGGAAAGGTCGATATGATCCTTGGAGTCCTTCGACTCTTTCGATGTTTCGACCTCCTTCGGTTCTTCGGACGTTTCGGTCTTGACAGCCTTCTTGTTGGGCTCTGACCCATCCTCGCTCTCACTTtcgctctcgctctcacTCGCTTCGCTGTCGTCGCTGTCATCACTGTCGTCACTCTCCTCATCTTTGGCCGCAACCTGCTTCGGTTTCTTGGGCTCAGCCAGTGTCTCATCCTTGGCCACATCCTTAGCCGCATCCTTGGCAGTCTGGCCCCGGCGAGCCAACTCCTCGTCAACCCAAgccttcatcttcttccttccGTATGAGTCAATCAGCTCAGGACGGAGAACAGCCATACGGTGGGGATATTCAGcctcgccttcctcctctAGCCAATCGATGTCCAGAGGCGTCACGCGGTACAAATCGAGGACGTATTTCCTGGCGTCGGTTCCCAACAGACCTTTGGTCTCTACGCTAGCCTCCAGGTCAACGCGCTTGCCATCCTTGTCCCAGACAGCATGCTTCTTGACCTTGAGGGCCTGCGACAGCTTCGCAAAAACAGACGCAAATCGCTCATCTGAGGCCACAACCTCCTTTCCATCGACGGCACCGTAATCGATCTGGTTTTCGCCAGGCTCCCTCTGCTTGAAGATGCCCGGAACAATGCTCTGCCCAACGATGCGTTTGCCGAGGTAGTCGACCACAACAGTGGCAGGAGTGAAAAGGCCATCGATATCAAGCTGATTGACCAAcctgacgccggcgacgtccttGCCGGTGGCAACGCGAGCAGCCTCATCGCCTCCCTCAGATGTGAAGGTACCAACGCCGTCAGCAccaaaggagaagaaaacgTTGTTGTACACAAAGATTTGGGCATCCTTGCACTCTGTTGGGTTCAATGGAGGGATCTCGCCGCGAGCAACAAGAACAGCACCTCGAGTGGCCGCATCGTTATAATCGGCGAAAAGCTTAGACATGAGGCGCTCACGAAAGACACGGTCCTGGACCGTGTCCTTGGGAAGCTCTCTCGCAGACTGAAACTCCTCATTCCAGTCTCGCAGAGTGTCGGTGTTATCAGCCCCGGCAATGAGATACGTCTCCTGGGACCGTGTCGAGTCGGGGCTGTGAGCACATAAgggggaggatgaggatggcACGATCCATGGTGCGGCGGGTATCGCGTTCGTGATTTGGAAGGTCGCCAGAGGATCCTTGCGATTGTTGTAGTCCTGCAGCTTGACGAATGAagccgagaaggagagcgAGACCTTttcaagaaggccaagcaGAGAGTGCGCCGAAGCCCCCTTgggagcaggccgagggaAAGGATCAAATTTGGCATTGGACGACTTGTTGACAAAGAAACCCCCAACATGAGCCGTGATCTGGTGCTGCTCGCCCTCGTTGGTTGTAGCCACGAGGTACAACAGGTGCCCTCTTTGCTTGAGATGAACAGGCGGCGGGTTCCAGGCGGAGAGGGAAATGGACTTGATCGTCTTTGgagcctcttcctcctcgacgggaGGCAACAGGGTCGAGACGGGGACAGGAGCATCGAAAGTGTAGTCTTCCTTAGCTTCTTTGACAACCTGAGGCTGCTCTCCGTTGGCCTGCTCTTCCAACGGCGGCACAACAGTGTCGAGGAGGGACAGGCCAGGCAGTATGCCCTGGACTGCATCGGTGCGGTCTCCGGCAGCGCCAATCAACTCCCTGATCCTAACCAGGTGTATGCGCGCCTCCTTCTCAGTGTAGGGATCTTCAACCAGTTTGACCTCGGGGTCCTCGGTCAGACCCTCGATTTCGGAAATGGGAAGGAAGTCGTTGATGCGCTCGCCATGGTGCTCCAAGTGGAAGCAAGTGTATTGGAAGGCCACGGGGAGGTCGATGATGGACTGTCTAACTTCGTGGACCTGTTCTTGGGGCGAAACCTGTGTTATGCCAGTCAGCAGGCGTACTTGGAGGTGTATTCGACGCAGCTAACCGTGATCTGCATTTGGCCGGGCTCATGGGGAAGCTTGATAGTAAGAGTAATCAAGGCTACACATCGTGTCAGTATTCTGGATGAACGCACACATGAGTTTTAGTTACCTTCCAGGCCCTGGTCAACCTCGTTGCCTTCGGCCTGAGACTCGATAGGGGCCTCGACAGGAGGCGTAGACTCCTTTGCGGCATGGTCTGCAGTTTGTCATGTTTAGCATCGTGGAGCTACAATATCGGGGGTGTTGGGCGTAGGCTGCTCGTGCCCGCCGGAGGCGGTACCTTTGCCGTTGGGTTGGTCGGATTGGGACATTGGTACTCAGTGTTACACTAGAACCAAGGGAACCAAATGTGTGTATACCGGCGTCTGAACTGGACCGGGACcgaaaaggggggaaaggtaGGTATATATCAAGAGCGCAGAGGGTTGAGTGAAATTCAATAATCGCACAAACCAACAAAGGTACGCAATTAACAAGGAGTAGAAGTTCAAGGAGTGGTCTAACAAGAAGATAGATGCACAACTCCCCAAGTGACGTATAGAAGAAAAGTGGCTTTCAACTCGACGGCCAGTTGCGGatcggggggagggggtgagggTGAAGAGAGGGTAGAGTAGGACTGCCTTTTGGGAGTAACAGAAAAAAAATTCACGGCAGGAAAAAGTCGCGTTGTCATCCTCAATTGACGGCAATGCACCGGCCCGGCAAGCTGGAGCTCTCGGTTTTTTCGGGTCCACTCCGTTTAGTGTTGGAGAGAGCTCTTGCGCACTGTCAGTCATTTGTCACTAGGTCCCCAGTATTCCCCGACTGTGGTAGTCACCAGGGCGGGTGGTACCTACTCAAATTTGAGGTTTACCTAATGCCCGCATACATGAGGGCGACCTCGCATTCTGGCGGCTGGGTTACTCCCCGCAGGCGCCCATCCTTTGATTGGTTAGTTTTAGCCTCGGATTGGATCCAACAGCCAAAACACCATGCCCGATTGGGGAACAAGTAAACATTCAATGTGATGAACATCGTATGGCATTTCGGCTTCACTACACACTTATCAACCTCACATTACCTCGCCTACGCCCAGCACCACCGTTTTCTCTTAATTGCTTAGAATCTTTGCTCGTCATTCCTATCAGTACTGGCTACTATCATTGTGCCACAATCGATGCCTAGGCTGGCAGTGTCGTGAAACACAAACACGAGCTTTCGTCCACTTCAGCCTCGGTTAGCAGCACTGGCCTAGCCAGCTTCTCGGAGTGGTGGACTGATTTGAGAACGTACCGCATCTTGGCTTCACAATCTAGCACCAAAAACTGCAGCTGTTGACTGCCGTTGCTGTTTCGTTGCTGTTCCGTTGTTGTCCTGTTGGGCTTGGTCTTGGGCCAGGAAAACACATGACTGATATGGCAGAAGGAGCCGATCGGATCAGTCAGGTATTTCCAGCCCGTCGGGAAGCAGACGAGTTTCGCCAATCCAGCCAGTCCGGTTCATTCTGGACTTCTTCGAGGTGCCGTCGACTTTTGCGCCCTCTTCAGTCACGGCTTGCTGCTCTGCGAAAACTTGCCCTGACTGAGAAGGCCGGTCCAGGACAAGATGCGTGCGAGAATGATGGCCTTGACCCGGCACACCATCACCGGCCAACCAAGAGAACAAATACACAAGACGACAAAGACGACTTCGAGGGTCAGCGAAAACGCCCTAGGCGAACGTATTCCAGGAGAACGCCCACTGGCACGTCCATAGACGAATATCGTCCAAAGTCAAAAGCCCCTCTTCGCATCCAGAGCCGCCACCGAATGTCTAGTATTTCGACTCCGGGCGTGCCCAATGTGTCAACTCCGATTTTACGCAAGGTCAGACAGGATACAATGACGGCAATACCGTCCAATCTGACACTCTGCGAGAAAACTGCAGGCTTCTGCATGCTTTCGAGAGTAGGCAAACGCGGTCCTCTGGAATCGTCGCTGAATGAACTGGGACGCTTAAGGTATTCTCTCCAACCATCTAGATACCAGCTATATGAGGGCATCATTCACGATCTGTATGTTTTGTTGCGCTCAACCACACCAAAACATGACACAGTCGGCAAGAAGTCCCTCCTGGCAATGTGTCTACAGAAAGTGCCCCGGTGTGCGGCAGAGATTGAGGCTTGGGAAGTTTCCAAAGCAGCGAATCACGGACCGGTATCCTCGATCAAAAAGATGAGCTATTCACTTCGAGTATACGACGAATTGGAGACCCTTGGCGGTGCTGGCAACGGCTGGAGTCATCTTCGCATAGTTCTGAGGGCACACGTCATTTACCTACTCAGAGAGATAATCACGGAAggcctcctcgacatcaACTTCATCCACCTCATCATCGAACATTGCAGGGCTATGGACTGCCCAGGCGAGACAGCCGAACTTAGTATGGCTCTGTTTTGTTGCTCTTGTCACGGGGCATCTGGGGATGTAAACACGCTGCCCAATGGCGAGGTCGGAGGCCGTATACTAGCCTCCCTGCCGAGCTTTGCGGACAAGCTGGTTGTCGAATCTCACTTGCTGGATACCTTTGCTTCATTGTTGCTCAGCGGCCAGCTTCCAATCGACACAGTTTCGACGAAAGCTTTTGGCTACTTGTGGTCCACAACGACTTCTGCGATACTCGAGCAGAAAGCACATTCGTCTGCGACTCGGTTTGCGTCCGCGGGACTTGCAGCTCTATGTGTTAACGCATTTCCAATTCGAAGGGGCCGCATGTCAGAAACCAGCACCACGAGACACAACGCCGCGAAGTTGACGTTGATGAGCGTTCTGGGTGCTCTGTCAGCCATGGCTATGATTTCGCAAGATTTTGGGAACACCACGAACACCAGAGAAATCCGACAGCGGACCCGAACGCAGAAAGTGGTGCTGCACATATTCTACCTGGCGCTGGGAGTGGTCAGAGGCCAACGCGCAAGAAGCGAGGCTGCTTATCCTCTTTTGCTGGCAATCTTCTTGTCGGTGCTCGCTGGTCCAGCTCACGACAGCGCGACGCAGCTCAAGATCGCTGTCGAAAACTTCGGGGATGGTCTTGGCGAGAGAAGAGCTTCTTGCACAGGCGGGAACACCtgccagctcctcgacgtcacCGTTGCTCTCACCTGCTCGATTGCTCACTGCTGCGGCAGAGCAACGGCTCAACAGTCAAACCAATACTTCGCCGAAATTTGCAAGCTCGTGGGCCAACTTGGAGTTCCTTGCTTTGTAACGTTGCAAGCTGACGGTGCCTTCTTCCTTGCCCAGAAGACCGACGATTTGCGAGACCTTGTGTTCGCAGAGACATCGACAGGAGCCTTGGCTGGAAAGGGTCGTGCTGTCACAGCATGCGAAGGTTCGAGCAAAACTTTTTTCGCAGGCTTCCAATGGGAAGAAGGCATCAGCGAATGGATTGCGGTCAGTCCGGCAGCGAGACGAAGAAACATTATCGCACGAGAGGAGGTTGCGGCGCCTCGCCGTAGTGCTAGGCATAGCCATGGCGACACGGACGTCCAGCTAAACCGATTCGAATTGGAAACGACAACGGGATCTACCGACAAAGGCGGACCTTGGGTGACGGTAGCACCGACAGCAAGCGATCCGGATAACAACCAAGTGGACCAGCGACTAGCATGGAGAAGGCAGAGACCACACAAAGAGTATCATGGTAGCTCCGGAGACGCGCGTGCAGCTATGGATGGCATCGACGAGCTTAGCATGTGCCAGGAGAACCGGCCACGAGTTCTGGGCAAGTCCCGATTGGGAAAGCAGACCACTGGAACCGGACAACGGAACCAGTGCCGGCGGATTGCCCGAAGCGTTGAGACAGGGCCCCGCGAGGCTCTGGATGAGCTTTGTACGAATAGTAGAAGCACCCTGACTGGCCatggcgacgaagacgagctGGGATTATAGTCGGGTTTGCAACAGGTAGATGAATGGCACATTTCGGTCTGGCGAGTATTCCAACGAGCTGTCGTGAGTCAAACAGGGCTTACAACGTCTATCAGTTTGTGTGTTTCAGCTCCTTGTCGGCTAGTGGAGCGGCGACTGGGAACTGGGAACATGTCGTAGGGTTGGTATAAATGTGGATCTCACTACGGAGATGCTAGTTTCTCCGATCTTCTCCCCAGTCCCATCGTCTGGCTTTGGCTTTGCTTATCCTGCAGCCTATATGGCGGGGTAAGACATTGATTGCTTTCGAAGCCTAGGAGTGAATGGAGGGTCCGTTTTCTTAGCCTACAACAGCAAACGGGCGGGAACGACTCTGGTCACGCCCTTGCCTTTTTAGTTTGTTGAGCTTTGCGACCAGACAGGCAGTGAGTGGTGAGGGGTGTTTGTTCAGACGAAGTAGACTTGATGCATTTCCCGTCACGGCGACACGTCTTTTCCAAGACACTGGAACGACAGTCATGACACATCGGCGAATGGACGGGTCGCGTTGCAATACGCCGATTGGAGCCGGAAGCAGAAACTCGACATCGAGCCATCATCTACCCAATAAACAGTTTGCCGAAATCTGTCCGGCGTGTCAAATGGACTGTCTCAACTTGGCCGGATGCTGGACGATGTCCGACTCCTGCTACGTGATAACCACTTTTCTTTGAGAGCTATCGTTCAATCTTCTGCTGAAACCTGCAGATGACGAGGGCATCTTTCACCCGCGTTCGCCCGGGACTTGATTGACTGTGTTTCTGGCAGTGTCTCGATACCAGTTCTAGCAGTGAGAACGTACGAAAAGTTTAGCCGAGCGAACGGGTCTGTCAGGTTGGGGCTCTGGCAGCCAATGACAGAGAGCATGGCCGTGTGGATGACGGGACCACCGACAGGTGAATTTCAAGCCAGCAAGTCTGCAATCCTGGATTTGGAACATATGCCGATGGGACTATTAAACATACCTGACAGCTCCTGGGCAAGAAGCGATTGGGAACTGAGAATGGCAAAAGTTCCTGGCCGAGGAATCATCGTCGATCACCATCGCTGGTGTAGAGTTACAGGTTACAGAGACCGAAGATGAGACGCAGCCTACCAGGGCCCATCAAGCAGAACGACGAAAACCTAGCCAATGTTGAGGAACGGATTGTAAAGATCTATGTATGGAGTTGAAAGGATGGGGCTTGGCTGAGCTATCGCTTAAGAAAACTCTACAACAGTGAATTGCGCACACGTCAAGTCGCATGTAGCTCGCGGTTATGTTGAAACCCCGAGCAgaccctcgacggcgagcacgTTTGGAACTGTGAGATGGAGGGTTGGATCGCCACAGATGGCTGGCATGGACCAACGACATATCCGCATGTGAATGTGAAAATGGAAACAGAACAGATCTGTAGTGGGAGGGTTCGCGAACATCTTCACTCTCCAGCGCCGCAGGTCGTCCGTCCTCTCTGAATGGCCAAAAGAAATGTTCGTTTAGCATGTCATCAGTGTGACCGTCAACCGTCGTCGCTCAAAGCATGCTCAGAGCACGACAAGGTAATTCCGTAATTAAAGGCGCTTTAGGACTCTGGGGTTTCGTCCGTATGGTGGAAGAACGAACGACCGCCTGTCCTCGTTTGGCTGGCGTCGTCCGAGTCAAGACCCGCGCGGGCGAGGGTCAAAACACATAGAAATGATCTCGACACCACTTGTCCCAAGTTACTTGACCCTGCATTTGCCTGTCGGTTTGAAACGCCGTCATCCGAAATGATAAGAATATTATGGCGTCTCGTGTCTGCGTGACTTGTTTTGTAACCACCCTGAAAGAAGAGCAAAGACTAGGTATCTCTGGTCAGCCTGGGACGGGATACCGGACCAGAGGCCGAGGGAGCGTgatgaagaaaaaaggaaagatGGTGCAACAACGACTACCATCTGCTGCTGGAGACCTTCAACACAAGAAGGACCATGGTGGTTGACCGGCCAAGACACTTGGCGTCGTTGTAGCCCTGCTAGACCATTATGTTGAGATGAATCATAAATAAACAACGGCTATAACAGACTGTTGGCAGTTACGACACTCACTGCTGCATGCACGTTGCGCCGTCCGTGGAGTAGGCAGAGAGGGCGGATAGAGGATTGATCAAGTAGGAAGGGGAGCTTCAAAAAAACTTACGGCCGTAGGCACGGTGACGCGAAGGCTTGGTGTCTTCTCTCACATAACCGGAAACTTTCGGCGGATACGGTCGTATTCTGAGGTACAGATATGCTTACCGGCAAGCATCCCAGCGGGGTCGGGGATATGTGTCACTCGAGGAGATGATTCCCTGCTTCTGACTATTCAACGAGTGATGGAATACGACTCGCTTGACAATATTTTACTCGCCTCTCAGTTTTTCCATGCCTCGCCGTGCATCTACATCACAACAACATAGCGCCGCCATTTGACCGTGCTTCAACAGACCCAGGTTAGTTTATTTAGTTTCCATCCTATCACTGATCACAATCCCGACAAGGCGAGTCGCAGGTGGTCAAGTGCAGCCGATAAAGGTCGAGCTCCAGAAGGACGTAAAGTGGGCGGCCAACCGCGAGCGTCTTGTTTCGGTTGATCCAAGCCGACCATGCTGTGCAGCGGTCTGGCGCCTGGATCGGTGTCAGAAGGTCGGACGAAAAAAAAATaggacggcgatgaaggagTGCAAGACACGGACGCCATCTGCCCTGGTGCCCTACCTCACCTCCTGGGATATGGACCGTGCTTGGCTGGGTAGTGTTTGGTCAGATTGGCTCACTCATGTTCCCATTGGTGTGCCTTTTTTTGGGTCATGCGGCCCCTACTGCTAGCGCTCAGCTGGTGCCGTCTCTGCTGTGACGTGGCCAAATCGGCGCTGGCTCTTGCGCGGAGCTGTGCTGCCAGAACATCGGTGGCATCGATGACTGATAAATGGTGAGATGGTGGCCATATCGAGGACAGAGAAAGAAGCGCAGTCATTCCAGTGGTGGAAGGCGGTAATCTACGTTACGGACTTATTCGTCGCTCTcctttcctcttcctccggCTCCGAAACTTGTTGTAATTCGCTCGTTGCCGACGGGAGCGAGCCGATCGTTTCCAGTACGTGCCGCGCGACGCAGCGTGGCATGCAGTAGCCGTTTGACTACGGCAGTAGTTTCCCGTAGTCGGCCCCACCGGCTCTTCCTTTTATCATGGGGTCGATCTTGCCCAGTAGTGCTGCTACTGCAGCCGCGCGCGCGGACGCGGCTTGTTTCAGAGTTCCGGAGAAGTGGAGCCTCACTCCCCCGCCGCTGAACAGAGCCCACGCTGGAAGCTCCCCAATGCGCATTTGTATGGATATACATCTGACAGGCGGCATCGAAAGACAGAGCGGCACCACTTCAGCTTTCAGGCCGTGTTTGTGTATCTAGATCCGGGAATAGGCGCCATCCGTGCGAGAAGGTATCTTGCAACACATGGCCTTCCACGACCGCAGCGACTTTTGCGATTTCAATATGACAGTATGCCAACTTCTGGACGTACGTACCTGTCTTCGTAAATCACAAATTCCCAAAGGACGCAAAGGAGCTGCTGACTGGTGTACCGTGAGATGCTGGGCCAGCCACTTGGTCTACCCCTGGATGGCGCAACTGCAAGGTACGGCCCCGTCTC
The genomic region above belongs to Colletotrichum higginsianum IMI 349063 chromosome 2, whole genome shotgun sequence and contains:
- a CDS encoding Clustered mitochondria protein-like protein is translated as MSQSDQPNGKDHAAKESTPPVEAPIESQAEGNEVDQGLEALITLTIKLPHEPGQMQITVSPQEQVHEVRQSIIDLPVAFQYTCFHLEHHGERINDFLPISEIEGLTEDPEVKLVEDPYTEKEARIHLVRIRELIGAAGDRTDAVQGILPGLSLLDTVVPPLEEQANGEQPQVVKEAKEDYTFDAPVPVSTLLPPVEEEEAPKTIKSISLSAWNPPPVHLKQRGHLLYLVATTNEGEQHQITAHVGGFFVNKSSNAKFDPFPRPAPKGASAHSLLGLLEKVSLSFSASFVKLQDYNNRKDPLATFQITNAIPAAPWIVPSSSSPLCAHSPDSTRSQETYLIAGADNTDTLRDWNEEFQSARELPKDTVQDRVFRERLMSKLFADYNDAATRGAVLVARGEIPPLNPTECKDAQIFVYNNVFFSFGADGVGTFTSEGGDEAARVATGKDVAGVRLVNQLDIDGLFTPATVVVDYLGKRIVGQSIVPGIFKQREPGENQIDYGAVDGKEVVASDERFASVFAKLSQALKVKKHAVWDKDGKRVDLEASVETKGLLGTDARKYVLDLYRVTPLDIDWLEEEGEAEYPHRMAVLRPELIDSYGRKKMKAWVDEELARRGQTAKDAAKDVAKDETLAEPKKPKQVAAKDEESDDSDDSDDSEASESESESESEDGSEPNKKAVKTETSEEPKEVETSKESKDSKDHIDLSKFSFSLNPDVFSGQTPQTDAEKAEMEQDEKDVRLATKYLREQVIPDLIRELTDCDISFPMDGQSLGRLLHKRGINIRYTGKVAALAEDPRLQCLKDICVQDMVARSFKHVAANYLRHLPAPFSSSCISHLLNCLLGYKLNPKPSAEIDLDLKSLYSDADLSFQQVTPESIRANIAEEALKRFRYRLDPEWYTKVKPLQLLREISLKLGYQLQTKEYNFTDKPVAQAAPAAASANNGTPATNGQVNGEGGKKKKNRKVAAKDAIPVSSGPLSPATTFTSDDIVNVVPIVKHSCPRSALAEEALEAGRISIMQNQRKLGQELLLESLSLHEQIYGILHPEVARVYNTLSMLYYQLDEKEAAIELARKAIVVSERTVGVDSAETLLNYLNLSLFLHQAGDSTGALTFAKHALKLWKIIYGADHPDSITTINNGAVMLQHLKAYHESRLWFEESLRICETVFGKNSINAATLLFQLAQALALDQDSKGAVNRMRESYNIFLNDLGPEDKNTKEAESWLEQLTQNAVSIAKHAKDAQARRLRAGIHFTPKGAPYQASSTAPSVSSGPANVGSQLGGSSQMDSRSIDELIKFIEGTDQQTKTPKGRVSRGNPKRRGKSSK